In the Nicotiana tabacum cultivar K326 chromosome 16, ASM71507v2, whole genome shotgun sequence genome, one interval contains:
- the LOC107767100 gene encoding protein MITOFERRINLIKE 1, chloroplastic — protein sequence METRTGNSLSLILQDPNDLKTDFNSLFNNLNTSLLSTPTTTLHHKNTKSRNHFFSPKFKFSSTSVSIEAQIKNPTSNFLKPATRDSPKVQVLFKNLSIVERALIGAASGGIAGAFTYVCLHPLDTIKTKLQTKGASEIYSGTIDAFVKTFQSKGILGFYSGVSAVIVGSTASSAVYFGTCEFGKSILSKFPQYPSVLIPPTAGAMGNIVSSAIMVPKELITQRMQAGAKGRSWQVLMRILEKDGILGLYSGYSVTLLRNLPAGVLSYSSFEYLKAAVLSNTKRERLEPFQSVFCGALAGAISASITTPLDVVKTRLMTQVVHSEAANKAAAAMVTGVSATVKQILKEEGWVGFTRGMGPRVLHSACFSALGYFAFETARLTILDQYLKHKELESLVPADAAQAD from the coding sequence ATGGAAACTCGAACTGGCAATTCCCTTAGCCTCATTCTGCAAGACCCTAATGACCTGAAAACTGACTTCAACTCCCTCTTCAACAATCTCAACACTTCCCTTTTATCTACCCCAACTACAACTTTACACCACAAGAATACCAAATCAAGAAACCATTTTTTCAGTCCCAAATTCAAGTTTTCCTCAACTTCTGTCTCAATTGAAGCACAAATCAAGAACCCCACTTCCAATTTTCTTAAACCTGCCACTAGGGACTCCCCAAAAGTTCAGGTTTTATTCAAGAATCTTTCTATTGTTGAAAGAGCACTTATTGGTGCAGCTTCTGGTGGCATTGCTGGTGCATTTACATATGTGTGTCTTCATCCACTTGACACTATTAAAACTAAGCTCCAAACAAAAGGTGCATCTGAAATTTACAGTGGAACAATTGATGCATTTGTCAAGACTTTTCAAAGTAAGGGGATTCTTGGGTTTTACAGTGGTGTTTCTGCTGTAATTGTTGGTTCCACTGCTTCTTCTGCtgtgtattttgggacttgtGAGTTTGGTAAGTCAATCTTGTCTAAATTCCCACAATACCCTTCTGTGCTTATCCCACCAACAGCCGGTGCAATGGGGAATATAGTGTCATCTGCTATAATGGTTCCAAAGGAATTGATTACTCAGAGAATGCAAGCTGGTGCTAAAGGGAGGTCTTGGCAGGTGTTAATGAGAATCTTGGAAAAAGATGGAATCTTGGGATTGTATTCTGGTTATAGTGTTACATTGTTGAGGAATTTGCCTGCTGGGGTTTTGAGTTATTCATCATTTGAGTACTTGAAAGCTGCGGTGTTGAGTAATACGAAAAGGGAACGTTTGGAGCCGTTTCAGAGTGTTTTTTGTGGGGCATTGGCTGGTGCAATATCAGCTTCAATAACAACACCTTTGGATGTGGTGAAGACTAGGTTGATGACTCAAGTTGTTCATTCTGAAGCTGCTAATAAGGCTGCTGCAGCAATGGTTACTGGCGTCTCGGCTACTGTTAAACAGATATTGAAAGAAGAAGGGTGGGTTGGTTTTACAAGGGGAATGGGTCCTAGAGTACTACATAGTGCTTGTTTTTCAGCTCTCGGGTACTTTGCGTTTGAGACAGCTAGGCTTACAATTCTGGATCAGTATCTGAAGCATAAGGAGCTTGAGAGTTTGGTTCCTGCAGATGCAGCACAAGCCGATTAG
- the LOC107767102 gene encoding L-type lectin-domain containing receptor kinase S.6-like: MHFPFQKLLTVTLFLILTINSPSFSSPFFPLNNVTLYGDASFTTNSIYLTQQRNCSSNSPSISAIGRAFYVYPIRFLDSLTNNTASFLCTFSFTILPTTPSCPFGDGFAFLITSDVDSLTNSNGYMGLPNRDSDMGDSFLAVEFDTNDNHIGIGVKEVKFLASADVDLKSGKELTAWIEYKDSEKMMRVWIGYEMQIRPFNPVLATKIDISNQLKEFMRIGFTAKGSAVYSINRWRFRKFGLLSSQTSWDRQSDEGDCLMCFPEEIGEHFSAPHHSKSLLKLIFVYGGLAAVVTLVVGILAIVSVFVLRRKKRDGSRGENEGQMCRLQGNRVPQRLSLSEIKSATEGFNNERIIGEGGSAVVYEGDIPSKGTVAIKRFVQGTRLGPSHIPFNTEFASMVGCLRHKNLIQLQGWCCERNELVLVYEFMPNGSLNKILHEHSHFAKFLTWERRLNIVLGVASALVYLHEECESQIIHRDVKTCNIMLDAEFNAKLGDFGLAEVFDNSRTRDATVPAGTMGYLAPEYVFSGVPTVKTDVYSFGVVVLEVASGRKPIDECGVLITDWVWDLWEKGRITEAADPKLKGRFQKNEMDRVLVVGLSCVHPNQEKRPRMREVARMLKNEAPLPILPPKKPTVRIQSVLPEGCEEIMNCAGKMEDSPWATPRTHFSRN, encoded by the coding sequence ATGCATTTTCCTTTTCAAAAACTCTTAACAGTCACTCTGTTTCTCATCTTAACCATCAATTCACCTTCCTTTTCATCTCCTTTCTTCCCTCTTAACAATGTAACTCTTTACGGTGACGCTTCTTTCACCACCAACTCCATTTACCTCACTCAACAACGCAACTGTTCGTCAAATTCACCTTCCATTTCTGCCATTGGTAGAGCTTTCTATGTTTACCCAATTCGTTTTCTTGATTCTTTAACAAATAACACTGCTTCTTTCTTATGCACTTTCTCTTTTACTATTCTCCCTACTACCCCTTCTTGCCCTTTTGGTGATGGCTTTGCCTTTTTGATCACTTCTGATGTTGATTCTTTGACCAACTCTAATGGTTACATGGGTCTTCCCAATCGAGATTCTGACATGGGAGATTCATTCTTGGCCGTGGAATTTGATACAAACGATAATCATATTGGTATTGGTGTTAAAGAAGTTAAGTTTTTGGCGTCTGCTGATGTTGATTTGAAAAGTGGGAAAGAATTGACGGCTTGGATTGAGTATAAAGATTCTGAAAAAATGATGAGAGTTTGGATTGGTTATGAAATGCAAATTAGGCCTTTTAATCCTGTTCTCGCTACTAAAATTGACATTTCCAATCAGTTGAAGGAGTTTATGAGAATTGGTTTCACTGCAAAAGGCTCTGCAGTTTACAGCATTAATCGTTGGCGATTCAGAAAGTTCGGATTGCTTTCGTCTCAAACGTCTTGGGATCGTCAATCCGATGAAGGAGATTGCTTGATGTGTTTTCCTGAGGAAATTGGTGAGCATTTTTCTGCCCCTCATCATAGTAAAAGTTTACTGAAATTGATTTTTGTATATGGTGGCTTAGCTGCCGTTGTTACACTTGTTGTTGGTATTCTGGCTATTGTGTCTGTTTTTGTGTTAAGGAGAAAAAAAAGGGATGGTAGTAGAGGGGAAAATGAAGGCCAAATGTGTAGATTACAAGGAAATCGAGTGCCTCAAAGATTGTCATTATCTGAAATAAAATCAGCCACAGAAGGATTTAATAATGAAAGGATAATTGGTGAAGGAGGATCTGCTGTTGTATATGAAGGAGATATTCCTTCTAAGGGAACTGTTGCTATTAAGAGATTTGTTCAAGGGACTAGATTAGGTCCTTCACATATTCCATTTAATACTGAATTTGCTTCTATGGTTGGCTGCTTAAGACACAAGAATTTGATTCAGCTCCAAGGATGGTGTTGTGAGAGAAATGAGTTGGTTTTAGTTTATGAATTCATGCCTAATGGTAGCCTTAACAAAATCCTACACGAACACTCGCATTTTGCTAAGTTTCTGACATGGGAGCGAAGGCTGAATATAGTTCTTGGCGTTGCGTCTGCTCTGGTGTATTTGCATGAAGAATGTGAGAGTCAGATAATTCATAGAGATGTGAAGACTTGTAATATAATGCTTGATGCTGAGTTCAATGCTAAGCTTGGGGATTTCGGTTTAGCTGAAGTGTTTGATAATTCTAGGACAAGGGATGCTACTGTACCAGCTGGAACAATGGGATATTTAGCTCCTGAATACGTCTTTTCTGGCGTTCCAACTGTTAAAACGGATGTGTATAGCTTTGGTGTTGTGGTACTAGAAGTAGCATCGGGGAGAAAGCCTATCGATGAATGTGGGGTTTTGATTACTGATTGGGTGTGGGATTTGTGGGAAAAGGGGAGGATAACTGAGGCTGCTGATCCGAAACTAAAGGGACGATTTCAGAAGAACGAGATGGATAGGGTGCTCGTCGTGGGACTTTCTTGTGTGCACCCTAATCAGGAGAAGAGGCCGAGAATGAGGGAAGTTGCCCGTATGCTTAAAAATGAAGCTCCACTGCCCATTTTGCCTCCAAAGAAACCGACTGTGAGAATTCAATCTGTTTTACCAGAGGGATGTGAAGAAATCATGAATTGTGCTGGAAAAATGGAGGATAGCCCATGGGCAACTCCAAGAACTCATTTTAGCAGGAACTAG